TCTCCCCTCCCCTCTCTTTCTCAAGTGCTTCTTCTTTAGCTGGGAAGACTGAAACTTTAGAATCTTTGATCAGAGCTGATGCCAGTAAAATAAACAGTTTTAGGATTCTTGAAGAGGAAGATATCCGGATGCCTACTAATGCAAGGCTAAAGGCTCCAAAAATGTTGATGCAATTGATCTCATGTGGGTCAATATCTGTGAAAGACCACAGTTTTGGCATCATTCCAACCTACAGGGCGAAGTTTTCCCATTCAGAATTTTCCTCCCCACTATTCCCTACTTTAATGTTTGGTGAGCTTGATTGTCTGTCGGAGAATCCAAGATTCATGGGGTTGAGGTTGGAGGATAAAGAATACTTCAGTGGGAGCTTGGTTGAGACAAAAATGCTCAAGGAGGAAGGAGGTGGAGCTTATACTCTGAAGCGTTGTTCTTCCTACAATGCTGACAGGTTAGTGTCGCTTAATTTGCTTCTCAGGCATCCTTGAGGGAATATATTTAAAAACCTTACTTTTTGTTATGTTCCTCTCACCTAAGTCAATCGTTTGTCCGTTTCATAATCACCTAGAAGAACTAAATTCATCTGTTTCATTTGAATAATTCATGCTAAAGTATGAGATAAAGCTGGATTGCAGGACTTGTAAGCAAGTATTTCCAGTTGATGGGACTAAAGACTCAACCTCAGGGAGTTCAAAGTGCATCCCTCTATCTATGAAGGCTTCAATAACCAAACAAGTGAAACAACCAAGGACTGAGTCGATGAGGTCTCCTATTTCTGAGAAACCAAGAAACTCATCTGAAGTGGTTGATGGATCACAAGCTATATCCAGTAGCACTTATGATGGTGGCAGTAAAAGAATGATGGAGCCTGGTAAATCAAGGAGGCAAGATTCATCCAGAATGGAGGAAGAGAAAGTGATCAAAATTGAAGAAAGTTGAGTATAGAATTCTGTCAATATTTGAACAATTTCTTTACATAAATATCACGCTGGGAACATGTCATCTAAATTGGttgaaatttgtttgatttcctCCTAACAGGCTTGCTTCAGGAGCTCGGGTTATAATCCAATCCAAAGCACCCTACGACACTACCGTCTGCAGCTCTTAGAGTACATTTTCGAAGCTAAGCAATTGGTAAACCTATCAGTTCCTTTTGGATAAGCAAAACTActgttttgaatttcaaatgagAGTGAAATTGTTAGCGAGCCAATGTTTTCTGTTTGtaaatctatttagtgtaaAGAAAGGATGAACTGATGAAGTGGTTGTACAAGTGCAGTTGTGCTCTTACTTAGTGGATCATGGCCTGAGTTTTGCAGCTTTGGGGTCAGCTTTATGGAATAGGATTTACTTTTCACTTTGTTAATTGTTAATGCCGCTATAAAATCTTCCTTCTGCTGTCATTTTTGCCTTTTTCCTTGTTCAAAGATAATCATAAGGGTAAAGGTTAA
This genomic stretch from Tripterygium wilfordii isolate XIE 37 chromosome 22, ASM1340144v1, whole genome shotgun sequence harbors:
- the LOC119991831 gene encoding protein UPSTREAM OF FLC-like encodes the protein MEARMKKYRQVSPERAKVWTKRSPKQQNNQKVAVVYYLCRNRQLEHPHFIEVPLSSSDGLYLRDVIQRLNVLRGREMASMYSWSSKRSYKNGFVWNDLSEDDIILPAHGNEYVLKGSELFEDSSSDRFNAGNIKIQNLKQSPEPVSSRSQDDSSSSSSLNGRETKHSQDDELSLPAQRLGSSGVSPKSSIGKTSSFSGSLSLTEYKIYKSEESADAATQTKENVGRPKPRKTCTRGVSTDDGRLESECNENYQNRVPHGKGNSETTGDSVSPPLSFSSASSLAGKTETLESLIRADASKINSFRILEEEDIRMPTNARLKAPKMLMQLISCGSISVKDHSFGIIPTYRAKFSHSEFSSPLFPTLMFGELDCLSENPRFMGLRLEDKEYFSGSLVETKMLKEEGGGAYTLKRCSSYNADRTCKQVFPVDGTKDSTSGSSKCIPLSMKASITKQVKQPRTESMRSPISEKPRNSSEVVDGSQAISSSTYDGGSKRMMEPGKSRRQDSSRMEEEKVIKIEERLASGARVIIQSKAPYDTTVCSS